A stretch of the Uranotaenia lowii strain MFRU-FL chromosome 3, ASM2978415v1, whole genome shotgun sequence genome encodes the following:
- the LOC129755741 gene encoding uncharacterized protein LOC129755741 isoform X1 has product MDNCAMFSASNQDRSKSIVSENAPNKPRNNKTNGNNGGSGNPNPSSSKKNARLCPGRDVYERMNYLYQASVLMSELPVPALSGVYGKLMKSIGKKAVLRIEPAIKRTLCTRCGVALNPGSTATYSDHRKKNYCYIQAECKHCGYSKRFVNRKNHQIHLENPKSLLESLHFE; this is encoded by the exons atggacaactg CGCAATGTTCTCCGCCTCTAACCAAGATCGTTCAAAGTCAATAGTCAGTGAAAATGCGCCCAACAAACCGAGAAATAATAAGACCAACGGAAACAATGGTGGTTCCGGAAATCCGAACCCGAGCTCCTCCAAGAAAAACGCCCGGCTCTGCCCCGGAAGGGATGTGTACGAACGTATGAATTACCTCTACCAGGCTTCGGTGCTGATGTCCGAGCTACCTGTTCCGGCTCTTTCTGGAGTCTACGGTAAACTGATGAAATCCATCGGCAAGAAGGCGGTCCTTCGGAT agaacCAGCCATCAAACGAACACTTTGTACCAGGTGTGGAGTAGCCCTGAATCCTGGCTCGACGGCAACTTACAGCGATCATCGAAAGAAGAATTACTGCTACATTCAAGCCGAATGCAAACATTGCGGCTACAGTAAACGTTTTGTCAACCGAAAGAACCAtcaaattcacctggaaaatCCAAAATCGCTTCTCGAAAGTTTGCATTTCGAATAG
- the LOC129755741 gene encoding uncharacterized protein LOC129755741 isoform X3, with the protein MFSASNQDRSKSIVSENAPNKPRNNKTNGNNGGSGNPNPSSSKKNARLCPGRDVYERMNYLYQASVLMSELPVPALSGVYGKLMKSIGKKAVLRIEPAIKRTLCTRCGVALNPGSTATYSDHRKKNYCYIQAECKHCGYSKRFVNRKNHQIHLENPKSLLESLHFE; encoded by the exons ATGTTCTCCGCCTCTAACCAAGATCGTTCAAAGTCAATAGTCAGTGAAAATGCGCCCAACAAACCGAGAAATAATAAGACCAACGGAAACAATGGTGGTTCCGGAAATCCGAACCCGAGCTCCTCCAAGAAAAACGCCCGGCTCTGCCCCGGAAGGGATGTGTACGAACGTATGAATTACCTCTACCAGGCTTCGGTGCTGATGTCCGAGCTACCTGTTCCGGCTCTTTCTGGAGTCTACGGTAAACTGATGAAATCCATCGGCAAGAAGGCGGTCCTTCGGAT agaacCAGCCATCAAACGAACACTTTGTACCAGGTGTGGAGTAGCCCTGAATCCTGGCTCGACGGCAACTTACAGCGATCATCGAAAGAAGAATTACTGCTACATTCAAGCCGAATGCAAACATTGCGGCTACAGTAAACGTTTTGTCAACCGAAAGAACCAtcaaattcacctggaaaatCCAAAATCGCTTCTCGAAAGTTTGCATTTCGAATAG